The Microvirgula aerodenitrificans DSM 15089 genome has a segment encoding these proteins:
- a CDS encoding CNP1-like family protein, whose amino-acid sequence MNAIRFLPVIALAFVTLAHAGDNSGEYNRNYEWKPDEVKQDTAVTLPAWVADDGWLPYNAGRMHKNRYFVAPSSISLVADGSVRYALKVVSPEGAQNYLYEGMRCENSQTIRYATGRPESKSWRMSPKSEWRKLIPGDVPQVQLKYDVFCPDQDRPVVSVEQAVKLLQNNR is encoded by the coding sequence GTGAACGCCATTCGTTTTCTGCCCGTCATCGCGCTGGCCTTCGTCACCCTTGCCCATGCCGGCGACAACAGCGGCGAATACAACCGCAACTATGAATGGAAGCCGGACGAGGTCAAGCAGGACACTGCCGTCACCCTGCCGGCCTGGGTCGCCGACGACGGCTGGCTGCCGTACAACGCCGGCCGCATGCACAAGAACCGTTATTTTGTCGCGCCGTCGTCAATCTCGCTGGTGGCCGACGGCAGCGTGCGCTATGCGCTGAAGGTGGTCAGCCCGGAAGGCGCGCAGAACTATCTGTATGAAGGCATGCGCTGCGAAAACAGCCAGACCATCCGCTATGCGACCGGCCGGCCGGAATCGAAAAGCTGGCGGATGAGCCCGAAGTCCGAATGGCGCAAGCTGATTCCCGGCGACGTGCCGCAAGTGCAACTGAAGTATGACGTGTTCTGCCCGGACCAGGACCGGCCGGTGGTGTCGGTCGAGCAGGCGGTCAAGCTGCTGCAGAACAACCGCTGA
- a CDS encoding NRDE family protein, whose product MCLIALAVHAIPGQSLVVLANRDEFVARESAVADWWEDRPDTLGGRDLVAGGSWLAIRRDGRFAAVTNVRQGRPGSGEKSRGELVTSFLASDLSPAAYARELKDLAPAYAPFNLVFGHANELLVFHSPTRELNRLTRGVHGISNGRPDAPWPKTRRLGEHLTGLSRLPSQDTLFEWLSDTEEAGIHELPNTGVGTARERFLSPVCIQGADYATRASTVVAVDTRGRVSFCEQPWHAGRPLGRRPFTFTLESRP is encoded by the coding sequence ATGTGCCTCATTGCTCTTGCCGTTCATGCCATTCCCGGTCAGTCGCTGGTAGTGCTCGCCAACCGTGACGAGTTCGTCGCGCGTGAATCCGCGGTGGCCGACTGGTGGGAAGATCGTCCCGACACGCTCGGTGGCCGCGATCTGGTCGCCGGGGGCTCGTGGCTGGCAATCCGTCGCGACGGCCGTTTCGCCGCCGTGACCAATGTCCGTCAGGGCCGTCCGGGCAGCGGCGAAAAAAGCCGTGGCGAGCTGGTCACGTCGTTCCTGGCGTCCGACCTGTCGCCGGCAGCCTATGCCCGTGAACTGAAAGACCTTGCGCCGGCCTATGCGCCGTTCAATCTGGTGTTCGGCCATGCCAACGAACTGCTGGTTTTCCACAGCCCGACCCGCGAGCTGAACCGGCTGACGCGCGGCGTGCACGGCATCAGCAACGGCCGTCCCGATGCGCCGTGGCCGAAAACGCGCCGGCTGGGCGAGCATCTGACCGGACTGAGCCGGCTGCCGTCGCAGGACACCCTGTTCGAGTGGCTGTCCGATACCGAGGAAGCCGGTATCCATGAATTGCCGAATACCGGCGTCGGCACGGCGCGCGAGCGCTTTCTGTCGCCGGTATGCATCCAGGGTGCCGATTACGCGACCCGCGCCAGTACCGTGGTCGCCGTCGACACCCGTGGCCGGGTCTCGTTCTGCGAACAGCCCTGGCATGCCGGCCGGCCGCTGGGCCGGCGCCCATTCACCTTTACCCTGGAGTCGCGTCCGTGA
- a CDS encoding sulfurtransferase TusA family protein, with protein sequence MIPDHKLDVSGLSCPLPMLRAKKALATLTSGQTLEVIATDPAAPTDFEAFCRQTGNVLVESGQTDDGKFRLVLRRK encoded by the coding sequence ATGATCCCCGATCACAAGCTCGACGTCAGCGGCCTGTCCTGCCCGCTGCCAATGCTGCGCGCCAAGAAGGCCCTGGCCACGCTGACCAGCGGCCAGACGCTGGAGGTCATCGCCACCGACCCGGCCGCGCCGACCGATTTCGAAGCCTTCTGTCGCCAGACCGGCAATGTGCTGGTCGAGTCCGGTCAGACCGATGACGGCAAGTTCCGTCTCGTGCTGCGTCGCAAGTAA